The following are from one region of the Scylla paramamosain isolate STU-SP2022 chromosome 45, ASM3559412v1, whole genome shotgun sequence genome:
- the LOC135094353 gene encoding nocturnin-like isoform X2: protein MTAIGRIEGMGSFTSKPQVEKVECAEDKVGVPDGVAAGRALLQWVREPIAHLPPLLPRLYRTPPLPSIPNASLPSPTQAPLPPPSNPSSFRVMQWNILAQALGTHADNFAQCPREALEWDTRKFRILEEVLTHLPHVLCLQEVDHFGYLEKVLARQGYRGVFMPKPDSPCLYLPNNNGPDGCAIFWDDNKFELVKKESRVVEVWHVQSNQVAILLVLEERSSGRRLLVLTTHLKARQGALLASLRNEQGKDLLSFLNTHRSNEPTIVCGDFNAEPTEPVYSTMTEASTRLRSSYAYLNGGSEPDYSTWKVRGDVDCCHNIDYIFYTPESLQVTGGVDVPTEEDLGPGRAPCLAYPSDHFSLICDLSFSDADTQMPLPTRSANHMHAKPESSR, encoded by the exons ATGACAGCTATAGGCCGCATTGAAGG AATGGGCAGCTTTACATCAAAGCCGCAAGTTGAGAAGGTTGAGTGTGCAGAGGATAAGGTTGGAGTGCCTGACGGGGTGGCAGCCGGCAGAGCACTGTTGCAATGGGTGAGGGAGCCCATTGCACacctccccccactcctcccACGCCTCTATCGGACACCTCCACTCCCCTCCATCCCTAACGCCTCCCTGCCCAGCCCCACACAGGCACCCCTTCCTCCGCCCTCCAACCCTTCTTCCTTCAGAGTGATGCAGTGGAATATCTTGGCTCAAg CCTTGGGAACACACGCTGACAACTTCGCCCAGTGTCCGAGGGAGGCACTGGAATGGGACACTCGCAAATTCCGCATTCTAGAAGAGGTCTTGACACACCTGCCCCACGTCCTCTGTCTACAG GAGGTGGACCACTTCGGGTATCTGGAGAAGGTACTGGCCAGGCAGGGGTACCGGGGGGTGTTCATGCCCAAGCCAGACTCCCCGTGCCTCTACCTGCCCAACAACAATGGACCAGATGGGTGTGCAATCTTCTGGGACGACAACAAGTTCGAACTGGTGAAGAAAGAGTCACGTGTGGTGGAAGTGTGGCATGTTCAGAgcaaccag GTTGCCATTCTGCTGGTGCTGGAGGAGCGAAGCAGTGGGCGGCGCCTGTTGGTGCTCACCACACACCTCAAGGCCAGGCAGGGCGcgctcctcgcctccctccgcAACGAGCAAGGCAAggacctcctctccttcctgaacACCCACCGCAGCAACGAGCCGACAATAGTGTGTGGGGACTTCAACGCCGAGCCAACTGAGCCTGTCTACTCCACCATGACGGAAGCATCCACTCGGCTACGGTCCTCGTATGCCTACCTCAATGGTGGGTCTGAGCCAGACTACTCCACATGGAAGGTCCGCGGGGATGTGGACTGCTGCCACAACATTGACTACATCTTCTACACGCCAGAGTCGCTTCAGGTCACCGGTGGAGTGGACGTGCCCACAGAGGAGGACCTGGGTCCTGGTCGCGCCCCCTGCCTTGCATACCCCTCTGACCATTTCTCCTTGATCTGTGACTTGTCCTTCTCCGACGCAGACACACAGATGCCTCTGCCCACGCGCTCAGCCAATCACATGCACGCCAAGCCGGAGAGCAGTCGATAA